From a region of the Mercurialis annua linkage group LG1-X, ddMerAnnu1.2, whole genome shotgun sequence genome:
- the LOC126659839 gene encoding inositol transporter 1 — MTLESLPGSSGYLDSFPERRMSYFSSTYVLRLTVIAGIGGLLFGYDTGVISGALLYIKDEFEVVNQSSFLQETIVSMALVGAIIGAASGGWINDSYGRKKATLIADVVFAAGSAVMAAAPDPYILISGRFLVGLGVGVASVTAPVYIAEASPSEVRGGLVSTNVLMITGGQFISYLVNLAFTEVPGTWRWMLGVSAVPAVIQFCLMLCMPESPRWLFMKDDKDEAIMVMAKIYDLERLEDEINHLTNSMEEEFQKQNTVRYLDVFKSKEIRLAFFAGAGLQAFQQFTGINTVMYYSPTIVQMAGFKSNQLALLLSLVVAAMNAAGTVLGIYLIDHFGRTKLALSSLAGVIVSLCILAGSFFGQSSGSSDEFYGWAAVLGLALYIAFFAPGMGPVPWTVNSEIYPESYRGICGGMSATVNWISNLIVAQTFLSIANTVGTGTTFLILAGIAVTAVVFVILFVPETKGLTFAEVEQIWKQKAWGSSNNTESLLEQQGE, encoded by the exons ATGACTTTAGAGTCATTACCGGGGAGTTCAGGGTATTTAGATTCGTTTCCGGAGAGGAGAATGTCATATTTTAGCAGTACTTATGTCTTAAGATTAACTGTTATTGCTGGCATTGGTGGTTTACTCTTTGGCTATGACACTG GTGTTATTTCGGGTGCCCTTTTGTATATCAAAGATGAATTTGAGGTTGTCAATCAGAGTAGCTTTTTACAG GAGACAATTGTTAGTATGGCCCTGGTTGGTGCTATAATAGGAGCTGCATCAGGGGGTTGGATAAATGATTCTTATGGACGTAAGAAAGCTACACTGATTGCTGATGTCGTTTTTGCTGCTGGATCAGCTGTCATGGCTGCAGCTCCAGATCCATACATTCTCATCAGTGGTCGATTTTTAGTTGGACTTGGTGTGGGTGTGGCTTCTGTTACTGCGCCTGTGTATATTGCTGAAGCATCTCCGTCTGAAGTAAGGGGAGGACTAGTCAGCACTAATGTTCTTATGATTACTGGTGGACAGTTTATTTCCTATCTCGTTAATCTTGCTTTTACTGAG GTCCCTGGAACATGGCGGTGGATGTTAGGAGTTTCAGCTGTGCCAGCTGTGATTCAGTTCTGCCTTATGCTCTGTATGCCAGAGTCCCCTCGATGGCTATTCATGAAG GATGATAAAGATGAAGCTATTATGGTCATGGCTAAAATTTATGACCTTGAACGATTGGAGGATGAAATCAATCACCTTACAAATTCTATGGAGGAAGAATTTCAGAAACAGAATACTGTTCGTTATTTGGACGTCttcaaatcaaaagaaattaGACTCGCATTTTTTGCTGGGGCTGGACTTCAG GCATTTCAGCAGTTCACCGGCATCAATACAGTCATGTACTATAGCCCAACTATTGTTCAGATGGCTGGCTTTAAATCGAACCAATTAGCACTTCTCCTATCCCTCGTTGTTGCTGCAATGAATGCTGCGGGGACTGTTCTTGGCATTTACCTTATTGACCATTTTGGACGGACAAAATTAGCTCTCTCAAGCTTAGCCGGTGTGATTGTCTCTCTTTGCATACTCGCTGGATCATTTTTTGGTCAGTCATCTGGTTCTTCCGATGAATTCTATGGATGGGCTGCAGTTTTAGGGCTCGCTTTATATATTGCTTTCTTTGCACCTGGAATGGGACCTGTGCCATGGACTGTAAACTCAGAGATATATCCTGAATCATATCGAGGGATATGCGGTGGAATGTCTGCAACCGTGAATTGGATTTCAAATCTGATAGTGGCCCAAACTTTTCTTTCAATTGCCAATACTGTGGGGACTGGTACCACTTTCTTGATTCTTGCCGGTATTGCTGTTACTGCAGTGGTTTTTGTGATTCTGTTTGTGCCGGAGACAAAAGGACTCACTTTCGCGGAAGTGGAACAAATATGGAAACAGAAAGCCTGGGGCAGTAGTAATAACACAGAGAGCCTTCTTGAGCAGCAGGGAGAATGA